Proteins from one Deinococcus apachensis DSM 19763 genomic window:
- a CDS encoding 4a-hydroxytetrahydrobiopterin dehydratase, with amino-acid sequence MSYHPYDPRMAYDPERRLTDGDVQELKPEGWWGDDGKIARDFKFDTYQAGVDFAVRVAALAEERDHHPDIHIYYRRVRVNYFTHVVGGVTVLDIEGARAVNELWAGVTGA; translated from the coding sequence ATGAGCTACCACCCCTACGACCCGCGCATGGCCTACGACCCGGAGCGCCGACTCACCGACGGCGACGTGCAGGAGTTGAAGCCCGAGGGCTGGTGGGGCGACGATGGCAAGATCGCCCGCGACTTCAAGTTCGACACGTATCAGGCAGGAGTGGACTTCGCCGTGCGCGTGGCGGCGCTCGCGGAGGAGCGGGACCACCACCCCGATATCCACATCTACTACCGCAGGGTGCGCGTCAACTACTTCACCCACGTGGTGGGCGGCGTGACCGTGCTCGATATCGAGGGGGCGCGGGCCGTGAACGAGTTGTGGGCCGGGGTGACGGGCGCTTGA
- a CDS encoding acyl-CoA thioesterase: MKLTIPDADVLWTALAPQRKHEMEVTVGPGDLDDLNHVNNTVYLAWCEQVARAHALRLGMGTDALVALGAVPVARQHVINYHRPAVLGDRIRIRTAITVSAGVRSIRAYTLDRAAEDGSDGERLAECQTEWVWVDPGTGRPKRTPREVLEAFGF; the protein is encoded by the coding sequence TTGAAACTCACCATTCCCGACGCGGATGTGCTGTGGACGGCCCTGGCGCCCCAGCGCAAGCACGAGATGGAGGTCACGGTGGGACCCGGCGACCTCGACGACCTGAACCACGTGAACAACACGGTGTACCTCGCGTGGTGCGAGCAGGTGGCCCGCGCTCACGCCCTGCGCCTGGGCATGGGTACAGACGCGCTCGTGGCGCTGGGCGCCGTGCCGGTTGCACGGCAGCATGTCATCAACTACCACCGCCCCGCCGTGCTGGGTGACCGCATCCGCATCCGCACCGCCATCACCGTCAGCGCGGGCGTCCGCAGCATCCGCGCCTACACCCTCGACCGCGCTGCGGAGGACGGCAGCGACGGCGAACGCCTCGCCGAATGCCAGACCGAGTGGGTCTGGGTGGACCCGGGAACCGGGCGGCCCAAGCGCACCCCGCGCGAGGTGCTGGAGGCATTCGGGTTCTAG
- a CDS encoding MFS transporter, translating to MQVTAVRAATRHATAVAVAVTAGHFINDAYGAMLTPLTPALQTRFGVSIAAVTLLSSVYSLTSSVLQPLLGILGERVDRRYAAALGPLLTGLGLTLMGFVPWFGALVLLVAASGFGSGFFHPAGAAYVALNSPPQKRGLWASLFSAGGTAGSALGPVFAGVGLTHLPWFGLIGVVTAVLTFAVTPPGRAEGRRVGLAEYGRIFRGPLVGLWAMAVLRSLASMGYNAMLPFILLARGFGTREVAATLAVYAVASAVGGIIGGRASDRYGRVPVLRAAILSTIPFFALLILSSPANWWFYPLTFLVGAAVNASIPVGVVAAQEYAPGHVAVASSIMMGFSWGFAGLLVFLVGVLADATTPTVAALVSVTLLIPSALIAYRLPEPRRAEFQ from the coding sequence ATGCAAGTGACCGCTGTCCGCGCCGCTACCCGCCACGCCACCGCCGTCGCCGTGGCGGTCACGGCGGGGCACTTTATCAACGACGCCTACGGCGCGATGCTCACGCCGCTCACCCCCGCCCTGCAAACCCGCTTCGGGGTGTCCATCGCCGCCGTCACCCTGCTCTCCAGCGTGTACAGCCTCACGAGCAGCGTGCTGCAACCCCTGCTGGGCATCCTGGGCGAGCGGGTGGACCGCCGCTACGCCGCCGCGCTCGGCCCGCTGCTGACGGGTCTGGGCCTCACCCTGATGGGCTTCGTGCCGTGGTTCGGGGCGCTCGTGCTGCTGGTCGCCGCCTCGGGCTTCGGGAGCGGCTTCTTCCACCCGGCGGGGGCGGCCTACGTCGCGCTGAACAGTCCGCCGCAAAAGCGCGGGTTGTGGGCCAGCTTATTTAGCGCGGGGGGCACGGCGGGCAGTGCCCTCGGCCCCGTCTTCGCCGGGGTTGGGCTGACACACCTCCCCTGGTTCGGGCTGATCGGGGTGGTGACCGCCGTCCTCACCTTCGCCGTCACGCCCCCCGGTCGGGCGGAGGGGCGCCGGGTGGGCTTGGCCGAGTACGGGCGCATCTTCCGGGGGCCGCTTGTGGGCTTGTGGGCGATGGCCGTGCTGCGCTCGCTTGCCAGCATGGGCTACAACGCCATGTTGCCTTTCATTCTGCTGGCCCGGGGATTCGGGACGCGGGAGGTCGCGGCCACGCTCGCCGTGTACGCCGTCGCCAGCGCCGTGGGCGGCATCATCGGCGGGCGGGCCAGCGACCGGTACGGGCGGGTGCCGGTGCTGCGGGCGGCGATCCTGAGCACCATCCCGTTCTTCGCACTGCTGATCCTGTCGAGTCCGGCGAACTGGTGGTTCTACCCGCTCACGTTTCTGGTGGGGGCGGCAGTCAACGCCAGCATCCCGGTCGGCGTGGTGGCCGCCCAAGAGTACGCGCCGGGGCACGTGGCCGTCGCCAGCTCGATCATGATGGGCTTCTCGTGGGGATTCGCGGGGCTACTGGTGTTTCTGGTCGGGGTCCTGGCAGACGCGACGACGCCGACGGTAGCGGCGCTGGTCAGCGTCACGCTGCTGATTCCCAGCGCGTTGATCGCGTACCGGTTGCCGGAGCCGCGGCGGGCGGAGTTTCAGTAG
- a CDS encoding isoprenylcysteine carboxyl methyltransferase family protein: MRARTLAPLIFGFLTVQRLLELRVARANERWARAHGATEYGREHYPLFFLLHPGWMLCTLLEGRRSGKGVNWPAFLLFVLAQPLRYWVIRTLGRYWNTRILIVPGGKRVTGGPFRFLRHPNYAVVALEMASAPLSVGAWRTAITFSLLNAALILLVRLPAEERALRAYRAAQ, encoded by the coding sequence ATGCGTGCCCGCACCCTCGCCCCCCTGATCTTCGGCTTCCTGACCGTGCAGCGCCTCCTCGAACTGCGGGTGGCCCGTGCGAACGAACGCTGGGCGCGCGCGCACGGGGCGACCGAGTACGGCCGGGAACACTACCCCCTCTTCTTCCTGCTGCACCCGGGCTGGATGCTCTGCACGCTGCTGGAAGGGCGCCGCTCGGGGAAAGGGGTGAACTGGCCCGCCTTCCTGCTGTTCGTGCTCGCCCAGCCGCTGCGGTACTGGGTGATTCGCACGCTGGGCCGCTACTGGAACACCCGCATCCTGATCGTGCCGGGCGGGAAGCGGGTCACGGGCGGTCCCTTCCGTTTCCTGCGTCACCCGAACTACGCGGTGGTGGCGCTGGAGATGGCTTCCGCCCCCCTCAGCGTGGGGGCGTGGCGCACGGCGATTACCTTTAGCCTGCTCAACGCCGCGCTGATCCTGCTCGTCCGCCTGCCCGCCGAGGAGCGGGCGCTGCGGGCTTACCGCGCCGCGCAGTAG
- the meaB gene encoding methylmalonyl Co-A mutase-associated GTPase MeaB produces the protein MTGTNLEARFRAGDPRALARAITLAESGLDAARPLLRAAREIAASRGPGGTVVLGVTGSPGSGKSTLTDALITGLRGQDRRVAVLAVDPSSPYSGGAILGDRIRMLRHHADKGVFVRSLASRGALGGLSPRTLPVLALLEGFQFDWVILETVGVGQSEVDVAAACDHTLLVLTPAGGDGVQAFKAGIMEIADVIAVNKADLPGADRTVRELMAAQGLGAHDASTWLAPVRRTVASRGEGVDKIVDAVLAHRAFLGEAGLHARRERRAEFEVRTLVQDRVLRRAREMSGDLYARVARGELDADVAANALLAGG, from the coding sequence ATGACTGGCACGAACCTTGAAGCCCGCTTCCGCGCGGGCGACCCCCGCGCCCTGGCCCGCGCAATCACCCTCGCCGAGAGTGGCCTGGACGCCGCCCGGCCCCTGCTGCGCGCGGCCCGCGAGATCGCCGCCTCGCGGGGGCCGGGCGGCACCGTCGTCCTCGGCGTGACCGGCAGCCCCGGCAGCGGCAAGAGCACCCTGACCGACGCGCTGATCACGGGGTTACGCGGTCAGGACAGGCGGGTCGCGGTGCTCGCCGTGGACCCCAGCAGCCCCTACTCGGGCGGGGCGATCCTGGGCGACCGCATCCGCATGCTGCGCCACCACGCCGACAAGGGCGTTTTCGTGCGCTCGCTGGCGAGCCGGGGGGCGCTGGGCGGCCTGTCGCCGCGCACCCTGCCCGTTCTCGCACTGCTGGAGGGCTTCCAGTTCGACTGGGTCATCCTGGAGACGGTCGGGGTGGGCCAGTCGGAGGTGGACGTGGCCGCCGCCTGCGACCACACCCTGCTCGTGCTGACGCCCGCCGGGGGCGACGGGGTGCAGGCCTTCAAGGCCGGGATCATGGAGATCGCCGACGTGATCGCCGTGAACAAGGCCGACCTGCCGGGCGCCGACCGCACTGTCCGCGAACTGATGGCGGCGCAGGGGCTGGGAGCCCACGACGCCTCGACCTGGCTCGCCCCCGTTCGCCGCACGGTCGCGTCGCGGGGCGAGGGCGTGGACAAGATCGTGGACGCCGTGCTCGCCCACCGGGCGTTTCTCGGTGAGGCCGGACTCCACGCCCGCCGTGAGCGCCGCGCCGAGTTCGAGGTGCGGACGCTGGTGCAGGACCGGGTGCTGAGGCGGGCGCGCGAGATGAGCGGTGACCTTTACGCCCGAGTGGCCCGGGGAGAACTTGATGCCGACGTGGCGGCGAACGCGCTGCTTGCCGGGGGGTAG
- a CDS encoding histidine kinase N-terminal 7TM domain-containing diguanylate cyclase, which translates to MSGTDAVYAAWLLAAMLTALLTAAVAWRRRGAPGALPLVLLLLALAEWTGTYALHWLAVSLQDRRDWLDATFIGVPLAPVFVYLMTLELTRRPPGRVATAALFGVPLVTLLLVLTGDRQGLLFEERVPGAENLLQGGPWFRVLVVYSYGLILLSAARLVRFGWRAPSLYRRQAGLLLAGLCLPWLVNLVSVLGPRSFPALDLTPVLFLLTALVFLWGILDFRLFDVRPVARHLLVEQMTEGVVVLDARGRVMDLNPAARALCCPHGPSPIGQPAAEVFAQWRPALEDVWGLREAHTEIVLAGPPPRHLDLRVSPLYDRGRLGGQLVVWRDVTARREAEAQLRQAHDQVQARLADIERLQLALQEQSLRDPLTGLHNRRCLQTALGDALVQAAAIRQPFSLVILDVDHFKAINDAAGHLGGDATLQAIAGLLRGELRAGETVCRYGGEEFVLVLPGTGADAALRRAEACRAAIEAHPVSYRGHELRCTVSLGVAAFPEHGTDAETLLVAADGALYEAKRRGRNRVVLAGGAAPCPPGWEQATPYPETA; encoded by the coding sequence ATGAGCGGGACGGACGCCGTCTACGCTGCCTGGCTCCTCGCGGCGATGCTCACCGCCCTGCTCACGGCGGCGGTCGCCTGGCGGCGCCGGGGGGCGCCCGGGGCGCTGCCGCTGGTGCTGCTGCTGCTGGCGCTCGCCGAGTGGACCGGCACCTACGCCCTGCACTGGCTCGCCGTCTCCCTGCAGGACCGCCGCGACTGGCTGGACGCCACCTTCATCGGCGTGCCCCTCGCCCCGGTGTTCGTATACCTGATGACGCTGGAGCTGACCCGCCGCCCCCCGGGCCGAGTGGCGACCGCCGCCCTGTTCGGGGTGCCGCTGGTGACTCTCCTGCTGGTGCTCACGGGGGACAGGCAGGGCCTGCTGTTCGAGGAGCGGGTGCCCGGCGCGGAGAACCTGCTGCAGGGCGGGCCGTGGTTTCGCGTGCTCGTGGTGTACAGCTACGGCTTGATCCTGCTGAGCGCGGCGCGGCTCGTGCGGTTCGGCTGGCGCGCCCCCTCCCTCTACCGCAGGCAGGCGGGCCTGCTGCTGGCGGGGCTGTGCCTGCCGTGGCTCGTGAACCTCGTCAGCGTGCTGGGCCCGCGGTCCTTTCCGGCGCTGGACCTGACCCCGGTCCTGTTCCTGCTGACCGCGCTGGTGTTCCTGTGGGGCATCCTGGATTTCAGGCTGTTCGACGTGCGGCCCGTCGCCCGGCACCTGCTGGTGGAGCAGATGACCGAGGGCGTCGTCGTGCTCGACGCGCGGGGCCGGGTGATGGACCTCAACCCAGCGGCCCGCGCCCTGTGCTGCCCCCACGGCCCCTCGCCCATCGGCCAGCCCGCCGCCGAGGTCTTCGCCCAGTGGAGGCCCGCCCTGGAGGACGTCTGGGGACTGCGCGAGGCGCACACCGAGATCGTGCTGGCGGGTCCGCCGCCCCGTCACCTGGACCTGCGCGTCTCCCCCCTCTATGATCGCGGGCGCCTGGGGGGGCAACTCGTGGTCTGGCGCGACGTCACCGCCCGCCGTGAGGCTGAGGCCCAGCTCCGGCAGGCGCACGACCAGGTGCAGGCCCGGCTGGCGGACATCGAGCGCTTGCAACTCGCCCTCCAGGAGCAGAGCCTGCGGGACCCCCTGACCGGGCTGCACAACCGCCGCTGTCTCCAGACCGCCTTAGGGGACGCGCTGGTGCAAGCCGCCGCCATCCGGCAGCCGTTCAGCCTGGTGATCCTGGATGTGGACCACTTCAAGGCCATCAACGACGCCGCAGGCCATCTGGGGGGGGACGCAACGCTGCAGGCCATCGCGGGCCTGCTGCGGGGGGAGTTGCGCGCCGGGGAGACGGTTTGCCGCTACGGCGGGGAGGAATTCGTGCTGGTCCTCCCCGGGACCGGTGCCGATGCCGCCCTGCGCCGCGCGGAGGCCTGCCGGGCCGCCATCGAGGCGCACCCGGTGAGCTACCGGGGCCACGAGTTGCGCTGCACCGTCTCGCTGGGGGTGGCCGCCTTTCCCGAGCACGGCACGGACGCCGAGACCCTGCTCGTCGCTGCCGACGGGGCGCTCTACGAGGCCAAGCGCCGGGGCCGCAACCGGGTGGTGCTCGCGGGCGGGGCTGCCCCCTGCCCCCCGGGGTGGGAACAGGCGACCCCTTATCCTGAGACGGCATGA
- a CDS encoding histidine phosphatase family protein codes for MTRRRPPTGFLPPDRRRATEFWVVRHGESTWNADGRYQGQTDVPLSHIGILQAATLAERLTGMHFDAVYSSDLARASQTAETVAERLVGGPMVQLEPGLREIDVGELSGLVVADIEARFPEYLRALRADPWTTRRPGGESMEDLFARCAVAFDRLRTRHAGGRVLVFTHGGVVRVAVGLALGGVPNHAWARLSVTNTSITRVLLGENSGTLLGFNDDAHLEDLIEATEADDVLGQAP; via the coding sequence TTGACCCGCCGCCGTCCCCCCACCGGATTCCTGCCCCCGGACCGCCGCCGGGCCACAGAATTCTGGGTCGTGCGCCACGGCGAGAGCACCTGGAACGCCGACGGGCGCTACCAGGGGCAGACGGACGTGCCCCTCAGCCACATCGGGATTCTCCAGGCCGCCACCCTCGCCGAGCGGCTGACGGGCATGCACTTCGACGCCGTGTACTCCAGCGACCTCGCCCGCGCCTCACAGACGGCCGAGACGGTCGCCGAGCGTCTGGTGGGGGGGCCGATGGTGCAGCTCGAACCCGGTCTGCGCGAGATCGACGTGGGTGAGCTGAGCGGCCTGGTCGTCGCCGACATCGAGGCCCGCTTCCCCGAGTACCTGCGGGCCCTGCGCGCCGACCCCTGGACCACCCGCCGACCCGGGGGCGAGAGCATGGAGGACCTCTTTGCCCGCTGCGCCGTGGCCTTCGACCGGCTGCGAACTCGGCACGCGGGGGGCCGCGTCCTCGTCTTCACCCACGGGGGCGTGGTGCGGGTGGCAGTTGGCCTGGCGCTAGGTGGAGTGCCCAACCACGCCTGGGCGCGGCTGAGCGTGACAAACACTTCCATCACCCGGGTGCTGCTGGGTGAGAACAGTGGAACGCTCCTCGGCTTCAACGACGACGCCCACTTGGAGGACCTGATCGAGGCGACTGAGGCGGACGACGTGCTGGGGCAGGCGCCGTAG
- the purM gene encoding phosphoribosylformylglycinamidine cyclo-ligase, whose amino-acid sequence MTQGNTDAAEASTGASAYERAGVSIDAGHRAVALMKGAVARTHTPAVLGGLGGFGGLFRAAFGDLADPVLVASTDGVGTKTKVAVRTGRFAGLGADIVNHCVNDILVQGARPLFFLDYVAMGRLLPERVAEVVTGAAQACEALGVALLGGETAEMPGVYVEDELDIVGTIVGVVDRPHLIDGSRIGIGDAVIALPSTGLHTNGYSLARMALDELDWAKPRADLGGERLEDLLTVPHRAYLGAFDALSAAGVDIRGMAHITGGGLIDNPPRVFPAGVGMRVDTASWTVPPLFELIVRRAGVERREAFRALNMGVGFLFIVPAAQREAALTALRTAGESPWIIGEMVAGSGVTLAGELS is encoded by the coding sequence ATGACGCAAGGCAACACGGACGCCGCCGAGGCCAGCACGGGGGCGTCAGCATACGAACGGGCGGGCGTGAGTATCGACGCGGGGCACCGGGCCGTCGCCCTGATGAAAGGCGCGGTGGCCCGCACCCACACACCCGCCGTGCTGGGCGGCCTCGGCGGCTTCGGGGGCCTCTTCCGCGCGGCGTTCGGTGACCTGGCGGACCCGGTGCTCGTTGCCTCCACCGATGGGGTGGGCACCAAGACGAAGGTGGCGGTGCGGACGGGCCGCTTCGCGGGCCTGGGCGCCGACATCGTCAACCACTGCGTGAACGACATCCTGGTGCAGGGCGCGCGGCCCCTCTTCTTCCTCGACTATGTGGCTATGGGGAGGCTCCTGCCCGAACGGGTCGCCGAGGTGGTGACGGGTGCGGCGCAGGCCTGCGAGGCGCTGGGCGTGGCCCTGCTGGGCGGCGAGACCGCCGAGATGCCCGGCGTGTACGTGGAGGACGAACTCGACATCGTGGGAACGATTGTGGGCGTTGTGGACCGTCCCCACCTGATCGACGGCTCGCGCATCGGAATTGGTGACGCCGTGATCGCCCTCCCCAGCACGGGGCTGCACACGAACGGCTACAGCCTGGCACGGATGGCGCTGGATGAGCTGGACTGGGCCAAGCCACGCGCCGACCTGGGTGGCGAGCGGCTGGAGGATCTGCTGACGGTTCCCCACCGGGCTTACCTGGGCGCTTTCGATGCCCTCTCGGCGGCGGGGGTGGACATCCGGGGTATGGCGCACATCACCGGGGGCGGACTCATCGATAACCCCCCGCGCGTGTTCCCGGCCGGGGTGGGGATGCGGGTGGACACCGCCTCCTGGACCGTGCCGCCCCTCTTCGAGCTGATCGTGCGGCGCGCGGGCGTGGAACGGCGGGAGGCCTTCCGGGCGCTGAATATGGGCGTGGGCTTCCTGTTCATCGTGCCTGCGGCTCAGCGGGAGGCCGCCCTCACCGCTCTCCGCACGGCGGGCGAGTCCCCCTGGATAATCGGCGAGATGGTGGCCGGGAGCGGCGTGACCCTGGCGGGGGAGCTTTCTTGA
- a CDS encoding TVP38/TMEM64 family protein, whose translation MTLAAPRKAQLVRVLLLGGTLALLVGVSLTPDVRDFLMRGYAALTSSDPAVTRAFVAGLGWAGPLALIAGFIFQAVLPVLPALVMTAVTARAYGPVEGFLIVYLGTLLGAAAGYGLGRAVGDTLVRLLAGERARGAAHAFAERYGVQGVLLVRLMPVLSADVMNLVAGAARMGFRPFMLATAAGALPVTALVVWLSGSARRMAWGLGLLSALVAVAVALRWWLARRAAGKVG comes from the coding sequence GTGACCCTCGCCGCCCCCCGGAAGGCCCAGCTCGTGCGCGTGCTGCTGCTGGGCGGCACCCTGGCCCTGCTGGTGGGCGTAAGCCTGACCCCGGACGTGCGGGACTTTTTGATGCGCGGCTACGCGGCGCTGACCTCCAGCGACCCCGCCGTCACGCGCGCCTTCGTGGCGGGCCTGGGGTGGGCCGGGCCGCTCGCCCTGATCGCGGGATTCATCTTCCAGGCCGTGCTGCCGGTCCTGCCCGCGCTGGTGATGACCGCTGTGACGGCCCGCGCGTACGGCCCGGTCGAGGGCTTTCTCATCGTGTACCTCGGCACGCTGCTGGGTGCAGCCGCCGGATACGGACTGGGGCGGGCGGTGGGCGACACACTCGTGCGGTTGCTTGCCGGGGAACGCGCGCGGGGCGCGGCCCACGCCTTTGCCGAGCGCTACGGGGTGCAGGGCGTCCTGCTCGTGCGGCTGATGCCCGTGCTTTCGGCGGACGTGATGAACCTGGTCGCGGGGGCGGCCCGCATGGGCTTTCGGCCCTTCATGCTGGCGACCGCTGCCGGGGCGCTCCCGGTCACGGCACTGGTCGTGTGGCTGAGCGGCAGCGCCCGGCGCATGGCCTGGGGGCTGGGCCTGCTCTCGGCGCTCGTGGCGGTGGCGGTCGCCCTCCGCTGGTGGCTCGCGCGCCGGGCGGCCGGAAAAGTCGGGTAG